Below is a window of Desmonostoc muscorum LEGE 12446 DNA.
GGGCCTACAGAAAATACAACATTTTCCTCTTATTACTGCGTAGAAGAGTTACCATCGTCCACATCTTTACCTATTGGTATTCCGATTACAAATACGCAGATTTATATATTAGATACCTATTTACAACTAGTGCCTATTGGCGTTACTGGCGAATTATATATCGGTGGGAAGGGGCTAGCGCGAGAATATCTCAATCGCCCTGAACTTACTACTAAACACTTTATTTCTCATCCTTTTAGCAATAATCCCCAAACACGGCTTTATAGAACCCATTTGACATCTAAGAAGGTGCTGCAAGCCTCTTAATCATTAGCCTGATGAAGCAGATATTGAGTTTGGCAGTGGCACTAACCAGGGTTCGTTCAAAGTTCTTAACCAGAATTTTACAGCGCTCCATCCAAGCATTGGAGCGTTCGATCACCCATCTAGCTATTGCCGGAACAAATCCAGATTTTCCTTGTGCCGCTTTCTCTTGTTTTGAGGGTTTCGTAGAAAGTTGAAACTGAATTTTGGTCATGATCTCTGGGTAAATTCGCTCTAACTCCTGAGTCAAATATTCTGGGTGATACCCATGATCTAGCAGGATAGTAATCTTGGGAATATCGATAGGTTTTGACTTGAAGTAGTCGATGTTGAGAGTAAACATCTCAATTAATCCGGCATCATCCGAGACATTGGCGCGAGTACAGAGCGTAAAAAAGGGAAACCCAAGGGTGTCAATAGCCAAATGCCTTTTAATACCGTTGGTGGCTTTGTAGAAGCAAAAACCTTTCGACTCCACACTGGCGTTGCAGGTATTTTTCACTGCTTGGGAGTCAATGATGATCAATGTCGTCCAGTGCGGTTTTTTTTTTACCTGTTCACGCACTTGTCCATGTAAGACACTCATCAGTTCCTCAAATACCCCGGCTGCTCGCCACTGTTTGTAGTGCCAATATACAGTGGAATAAGGGGGGAGGTCTTTAGGTAAGTCTTGCCAATTGCATCCATTTTTTAGTTGATAGAGAATTCCATTGAAGATATCTCGCTTTGGCCAGTTGGTCGGTCGAGTCTGCTTCTTAGTCGGTAATATCTCTTGCAATAAGGGTTCAAAAATTTCCCATTCTGCATCAGTGAGGTTGCTGGAATACGCCATTAGTATTGGATTTTAGATGCTGAGGAGTACCTTAATTCAAAACCTCACAAGATGTCAAATGGGTTCTATAAAACGGGTGATTTAGCTCGTTATTTACCAGATGGCAATATTGAATTTTTAGGTCGCATTGACAATCAAGTAAAGATCCGTGGCTTCCGCATTGAGTTGTCAGAAATTGAAGCGGTGTTGAATCAATATCCAGCAGTGAGAGAAACTGTTGTCATTGTTGGTGAGGATGTACCTGATGATAAGTACTTGATAGCTTATGTTGTTCCAAATCAGGAACAGATACCGATGCAAGAGGTGCAAAGCTTTGCATCTTTACTTCGCCAATTACTGAAAGAAAAGTTACCAGAATACATGATGCCAAGAGCTTATGTGATCCTGGAATCTCTACCTTTAACACCTAATGGCAAAGTGGATCGGCGTGCTTTACCCATGCCTGATACAATTTCTTTCAATAATCAAGATTATGTGGCACCGCGATCGCAAGTTGAAGAGTTACTTGCCCAAATTTGGGCTAAAGTCTTGGGAAAAGAGCAAGTAGGTATCCACGACAATTTCTTTGAATTAGGTGGTCATTCTCTCTTGGCGACTCAGTTAATTTCTCGAATCCGCGATACTTTTCAAATAGATGTACCTGTACGCAATTTGTTTGCAGCACCAACTGTTGCACAACTTACTAAATACATTGAAACAACTTTTTGGGCGGCAAAAAGTTTAGATAAAGTTGGAACTACGGGTCAGGAGCGAGAAGAGGTAGAATTTTAAGGATAAACACTTGAGTTTGAGCAGTCGGCACAAAACGCGCTAACCGCTTCGGAAAACTGCTGGTTTTGCTCCATTAATGCCATGTGTCCGCCTGGGTTAATGGTAACTCGTTGAGAGTTCTGCAATTCAGCTTTCATGCGATCGCTCGCCACAGGTTTAGTTGCTATATCTAAACCGCCGCAAACAACCAACACAGGAACCTTAATAGTCGCAAGTGTGTCTGTTTCATCAAAGTTGAACATTGCCAGTGTGCCACGAGCCAGAACACCAGGCGAACCCAATGCTGATAAGAAACCTGCAAAATTTAGTTGACCCCGTGTTTCAGTACCCGTAAATCCAGACAGTTCTACGGTAATGTACAGCGAACCATTCAAATACGAAAGCCAAGTCATCAACCAAAAAATTGGCCACAGCACAGTAGTTAGGTACAGCACAGGTTCAAGTATTGGCTTTTGTAATTTACGTACCAAATTACTAAATATACAGGTTTTAACCGGATTGGTGTAAGTAGTATCCACAAGAATTAAGCCAGCCACCCGACTCCCTAATTGCTCTGGAAACAGCCTACAAAATGTGAGGTTAATCATCCCGCCCATGCTGTGTCCTATCAAAATAACAGGTTTATCCCCTGCTATGGCGATAACAGCTTCTAAGTCACGGGCATATTTTTCTATAGAGTGGTCGTTATTTTTCGGTTTTGAGGATTTTCCTAACCCTGGTAGATCCCAGACAATTACTCGGAAGCGATCGCTCAGTTGTCGTTTGGCATAATACCATACAGTACTATTTGGCCCCCAACCGTGTGACAAAATAATCGGTTGACCATCTTCAGGGCCAAAAAACTCTACTTGCAGTACACTACCATCCGGTCGTGGCAAACGCTGCACAGTTTTGCTACGGATAAACTTAGGTTCATCGGCTCCAGGACGGCGCAGCATTGGCAAACTGATAAAACGACCGCCAAAAGTCCACAGAACCATTACTAGCCCAGCCACTAAGTAAAATGTTCCTACAAGTTCTCCTTCGTACCACTCATAGAGAATGTAGCCCCCCCCGCCAATTACCGCAATCGACAGCAGTTGAACCAGCCATATAAGCAGAAAATTATGAGGCATGAATATCATGAGCCTAAACCTTGCGATACCTTGTTCACTGCGTTGTCTTTTAGCTTCATACCATAGTTATAATCATCCAAGTTTCATTCCCAGGAATGATTTATCCAGTCTTAGAAGTATGATAAAAATGCTGGGTTAGCTAATAAGCAGTGCAGCTTGGCAAAAATAACTATCCAGTTAAAACAATGTTAAAAGGCTTATGACACAATCAATATTCCTATAGCATAGCTGCCTACTAACTTCTAATAAATAATAATACTTGCGAAGGGGTTTAATTTTGAATACGGTTGAGTTTTTAACTTATCTTCGCAGCTTAGATATTCAAGTTTTTATTGATGGTGAAAAGTTTCGCTGCAACGCTCCTGATAAAATTCTTACACCAGAACTGCGTGCAGAAATTCAAGAGCGTAAAGCAGAAATTATTGAATTTTTAGAAGCATCTAATCGTACTAATAACCAGAGTTTTAGACCTCTGGCACCTATTTCGCGGTCAGGAAATCTTCCTCTCTCCTTTGCTCAACAACGTCTCTGGTTTCTTGATCAATTAATTCCTAATAATCCTTTCTATAACATTCCACTAGCACTACATTTAACAGGTTCGCTGAAATTAGCCGCGCTAGAGCAAACTTTTAACGAAATCGTGCAACGACATGAAGCTTTACGCACCACTATTGTTGTACAGACAGGGCAACCAATTCAGGTAATTAATCCTACCCTGACAATACCTTTACCAATAATAGATTTACGGCAACTGCCACAAGCCGAACGAGAAATACAAGCACGACGACTCACTACACAAGAAGCCCAACGTCCTTTCAATTTATCAACTGATTCGTTGCTGCAAGTAAAACTGCTGTGGCTGGATGAGACAGAATACATCCTGTTGCTGACTATGCACCACATTGTCTCCGATGGTTGGTCTATTGGGGTGCTGATTCAAGAGATAGCAGCATTCTACACAGCCTTTGCCAGCAATCAGCCTTCTCCTCTACCGAAACTTACAATCCAATATGCAGACTTTGCATACTGGCAACGCCAATGGTTGCAAGGAGAAGTATTAGAAAAGCAACTGAGTTACTGGCAAAAGCAATTAGACGGCATTTCTATGCTAAACCTGCCAACCGATAGACCAAGACTAGCTGTTCAAACTTATCAGGGTGCAAGGCAACCTCTGCAATTATCAAAAAGTTTGAGCAAAGCACTTTTAGCTCTTGGGCAACAAGAAGGGATAACTTTATTTATAACCCTACTAGCAGCATTCCAAGTTTTACTTTACCGCTACACACAGCAAGAAGATATTGCTATCGGTTCTCCTATTGCCAATCGCAACCGTAGTGAAATTGAGGGATTAATTGGTTTTTTTGTCAATAGCTTAGTACTGCGTACCGATCTATCAGGAAACCCAACTTTTCAGGAACTATTGAGTCGAGTTAAAGAGGTAGCTTTAGGGGCTTATGCTCATCAAGATTTACCTTTTGAAAAACTTGTAGAAGAACTGCATCCAGAGCGTAATTTGAATCAAAATCCGCTATTTCAAGTTGTTTTTGCGCTCCAAAATGCGCCAATGACAGCTTTAGAGTTACCTAGTTTAACTTTAAGTCCGCTACCTTTTGAAACAGAAACAACGCGCTTTGATTTGGAGTTCCACTTGTGGGAGCCAAATACTCAAAATGGGTTATGGGCAGATAGCACAGAAGGAATTAGTGGTTTTGTAATTTATAGCACTGATTTATTCGATGATGCTACGATCGCCAGGATGCTAGGACACTTCCAAATATTACTGGAGGGTATAGTTGCAAATCCAGAAGACCAAATTGCACATTTACCACTTTTAAGCGAATCTGAGCTACATCAATTGTTAGTTGAATGGAACAATACCCAGGCAATTTATCCTCAAGATAAGTGTATTCATCAGTTAATTGAGAGCGTAGCAGAGCAAAATGGTGAGGCAACTGCACTAGTATTTGACGATGAGCAACTTAGCTACAAAGAGTTAAATATACGCAGTAATAAACTTGCACATTATCTAAAAAAATTAGGAGTTAAAAGCGAAGTTTTAGTAGGACTCTGTGTAGAACGCTCTTTTAATATGGTAATCGGGATGTTGGGCATCTTGAAAGCAGGTGGAGCTTATGTACCTTTAGATCCAAGCTATCCATCTGAACGTTTAAACTTTATGCTTGAAGATGCTCAAGTCTCAGTTTTATTAACTCATGAGCGATGGCTTGAACGCCTGAAAAACTATAATTCGCAAATAATCTGTTTAGATAAAGATTGGGAGATTATTTCTCAAGAGATTGAAGATAATCTTACTAGTAAATTTACAGTAGAAAACCTTGCTTATGTCATTTATACCTCTGGCTCAACTGGAAAACCTAAAGGGGTTAAAATTGAACATAGAGGATTGTTAAATTTAGTATTTTGGCATCAAAAAGCATTTGCAGTTTCACAGCTTGATCGAGCAACGCAGATTTCTGGAGTTGCCTTTGACGCTTGCGGTTGGGAAATTTGGCCTTATCTGAGTACTGGGGCAAGCATTTATTTTGTAGATGATGAAACCAGGCGATCGCCTGAGTATCTCCGAGATTGGCTAGTATCAAAAGCGATAACAATTTGTTTCATACCAACACCTTTAGCAGAGAAAGTTTTATTATTAGATTTTCCTCAGAACGCAGTTTTACGAATATTGCTCACAGGTGGAGACAAACTAAATCAATATCCTTTAGCTTCTCACTCTTTTCAAGTATTTAATAATTATGGGCCAACGGAGAACACAGTTGTTACAACTTCTGGTCATATTTTTGTTAAGAATAAAGATAATTTAGCACCTGTAATTGGTTGTGCGATGCCTGCGGCGGGCGTAGCCATCGCCAATACAAAACTTTATATATTAGATAAACATTTACAACCAGTACCTATTGGCGTTCCGGGAGAGTTATACATAAGCGGTGATGGGTTAGCACGAGGTTATTTAAACCATCCTGAGTTAACTGGTGAATCTTTCATTTATCATTCTTTTACTAATAAGTTAAAAGCGCGACTCTATAAAACAGGTGATTTAGTTCGCTATCAAGTAGATGGCAACATTGAATTTTTAGGTCGCCTCGACGAGCAGGTAAAAATTCGTGGCTATCGTATTGAATTGGCAGAAATTGAAGCGGTGCTGAGTCAGCATCCAGCAGTGCAGCAAACTGTAGTAATAACTCGTGAGGATGAAGAACAAAAGCGCCTAGTAGCTTATGTAGTACCAAAAACTGAATACAGTAACGAACAGGAGAATTTGCAATTAATGCAATTGCAGAATGAGCAGGTTTTGCAATGGCAGATGTTGTATAACGAAACTTATAATCAATCTACTGATTCAGATTCTACATTCAATTTTGTCGGCTGGAATAGTAGTTATACAAATCAGCCTATTCCAGCAGAGCAG
It encodes the following:
- a CDS encoding non-ribosomal peptide synthetase → MNTVEFLTYLRSLDIQVFIDGEKFRCNAPDKILTPELRAEIQERKAEIIEFLEASNRTNNQSFRPLAPISRSGNLPLSFAQQRLWFLDQLIPNNPFYNIPLALHLTGSLKLAALEQTFNEIVQRHEALRTTIVVQTGQPIQVINPTLTIPLPIIDLRQLPQAEREIQARRLTTQEAQRPFNLSTDSLLQVKLLWLDETEYILLLTMHHIVSDGWSIGVLIQEIAAFYTAFASNQPSPLPKLTIQYADFAYWQRQWLQGEVLEKQLSYWQKQLDGISMLNLPTDRPRLAVQTYQGARQPLQLSKSLSKALLALGQQEGITLFITLLAAFQVLLYRYTQQEDIAIGSPIANRNRSEIEGLIGFFVNSLVLRTDLSGNPTFQELLSRVKEVALGAYAHQDLPFEKLVEELHPERNLNQNPLFQVVFALQNAPMTALELPSLTLSPLPFETETTRFDLEFHLWEPNTQNGLWADSTEGISGFVIYSTDLFDDATIARMLGHFQILLEGIVANPEDQIAHLPLLSESELHQLLVEWNNTQAIYPQDKCIHQLIESVAEQNGEATALVFDDEQLSYKELNIRSNKLAHYLKKLGVKSEVLVGLCVERSFNMVIGMLGILKAGGAYVPLDPSYPSERLNFMLEDAQVSVLLTHERWLERLKNYNSQIICLDKDWEIISQEIEDNLTSKFTVENLAYVIYTSGSTGKPKGVKIEHRGLLNLVFWHQKAFAVSQLDRATQISGVAFDACGWEIWPYLSTGASIYFVDDETRRSPEYLRDWLVSKAITICFIPTPLAEKVLLLDFPQNAVLRILLTGGDKLNQYPLASHSFQVFNNYGPTENTVVTTSGHIFVKNKDNLAPVIGCAMPAAGVAIANTKLYILDKHLQPVPIGVPGELYISGDGLARGYLNHPELTGESFIYHSFTNKLKARLYKTGDLVRYQVDGNIEFLGRLDEQVKIRGYRIELAEIEAVLSQHPAVQQTVVITREDEEQKRLVAYVVPKTEYSNEQENLQLMQLQNEQVLQWQMLYNETYNQSTDSDSTFNFVGWNSSYTNQPIPAEQMREWVDNQVEQILALQPKRVLEIGCGTGLILFRIAPHCTKYWGTDFSSVSLKCIQQQLQKQEMPQVTLYQQMATDFEKVETAAFDAVILNSVVQYFPTIDYLISVLEGAVQATAPGGFIFIGDVRSLPLLQAFHASVQLYQAEPSLTCLELQQRIQSQIFQETELVIDPAFFTAIKQRFPQINHVQIQLMRGKHHNELTEFRYNVILHINAEIVSNTGNYLVFNWSEHNLTVSAVRQLLIENKPERLSIINVPNARLMSAIKTAEWLSDVKGFKTVGQIRKALQELENFGVEPEDLYALNVPYRVDITWSHSSTEGHYDVVFVRQDEVGKRTIFSHHTNLSRPWQSYGNNPLQTKAARKLVPHLHTYIAQKLPEYMMPSAFVVLESLPLTANGKVNRRALRAFHNGIKPQLPENYIAPRTPVEQVLVKIFVEVLGLKRVGIYDNFFELGGHSLLATQLVSRVRDALHVELPLRSVFEASTIAELSKVVESFKESNAQSLAPVLVPLSRESRRIKLSSLNEESVKL
- a CDS encoding alpha/beta fold hydrolase, translated to MPHNFLLIWLVQLLSIAVIGGGGYILYEWYEGELVGTFYLVAGLVMVLWTFGGRFISLPMLRRPGADEPKFIRSKTVQRLPRPDGSVLQVEFFGPEDGQPIILSHGWGPNSTVWYYAKRQLSDRFRVIVWDLPGLGKSSKPKNNDHSIEKYARDLEAVIAIAGDKPVILIGHSMGGMINLTFCRLFPEQLGSRVAGLILVDTTYTNPVKTCIFSNLVRKLQKPILEPVLYLTTVLWPIFWLMTWLSYLNGSLYITVELSGFTGTETRGQLNFAGFLSALGSPGVLARGTLAMFNFDETDTLATIKVPVLVVCGGLDIATKPVASDRMKAELQNSQRVTINPGGHMALMEQNQQFSEAVSAFCADCSNSSVYP
- a CDS encoding IS5 family transposase, with the translated sequence MAYSSNLTDAEWEIFEPLLQEILPTKKQTRPTNWPKRDIFNGILYQLKNGCNWQDLPKDLPPYSTVYWHYKQWRAAGVFEELMSVLHGQVREQVKKKPHWTTLIIIDSQAVKNTCNASVESKGFCFYKATNGIKRHLAIDTLGFPFFTLCTRANVSDDAGLIEMFTLNIDYFKSKPIDIPKITILLDHGYHPEYLTQELERIYPEIMTKIQFQLSTKPSKQEKAAQGKSGFVPAIARWVIERSNAWMERCKILVKNFERTLVSATAKLNICFIRLMIKRLAAPS